GCCCGACGATGAAGAAGGCGGCACGCCAGCCATAATGCTGGGCGATCCATCCGCCCGCGACGAGGCCGATGACGTATCCGGCCATCGAGCACATCATATAGGCACCAATCGCCTTGGAGCGGCTATCGGGAGGATAATAGTCCGCGATCAGGCTTTGCGCAGGTGGGATCGCGCCCGCTTCGCCCATCCCGACGCCCACTCGGGCCAATGCAAGCTGCCAGAAATTCTGCGCCATCCCGCATAAGACCGTCATCAGGCTCCAGACCGTCAGCGAAATCGTAATGATGAAACGCCGGTCGCCGCGGTCCGCCCACCGTGCCACGGGAATGCCGAGAGTCGCGTAAAACAAGGCGAAAGAAATGCCGGAAAGGAGTCCGAGCATTGTATCGGAAACATCGAATTCCTGTTTGATCGGCTCGAGCAGCACACCGATGATATTGCGGTCGACATAATTGGAGGTGCCGACCAGAAACAGGACAAGAAGGAAGACGCTGCGTTGACGGCCGGAATACAGATCCCAGCTTTTGGCGGCACTGGCCAGGGAGGGGGCAGGGCGCTCGGCCGGTGCTACATCGTTCATCCCGATTCCTCGCAAGTTTCATGTATTTCGGACAACGGTCCAGGACTGGTTGGTCGCGAAAATCATTGGCAGGTCAACGGAGCGATGACCGCTGCGGCCTGGATGAAGGCCGTTTTGGCGGCGCTCGAAAGCCTTTTGGCGATGCTCGAAAGCCATGTGGCCTATGCCTTGAACCAGCATCTTGTCGCCGGGATTGAAAACCTGAAGGGGTTTAACGGGCGTGCCGTTTGAAGAGGGAAACATGGAAAACGATAACGCTTCGATGGCGACGCCGGCTCGCTCACCTGTCGTGCGGCCTGGCTGTGAGCAGTGGGATATAACGTCCGGGGTCACGGGCCGCGCCTACCGCATCTATGTCTCCATGCCCGAGGAGAGTTTTCCGCCGCCTCCGGGGGGCTATCCGGTGTTCTATGTCACCGATGCCGACTATATATTCCATACGGCTGCCGACACGCAGATGATGCTCAGCATCGGCATGCAGGCAAAGCCTGCGATTATCGTCGGGATCGGCTATGGCACGGGTGCCATGGCGGCAACCGTCGCACGTTTTACCGACCTGACCCCGACGCCGCCGGGGGCCGCTATGATCCCCTACCTCGAAGGGACACCGATGTTCGAGGGCGCGACCTATGGGGGCGCGGAGGGCTTCTATCGCTTTCTGACCGAAGAGTTGAAGACCCTGATCGACACCGAGTACAAAACCGACAAGAGCGACAGCACCCTGTGGGGTCATTCGCTGGGCGGCCTGTTCGCCCTTCACGTGCTGTTCAACCATGCGGAGGCCTACAAGGCCTATGTGATTGGCAGCCCGTCGATCGTCTGGAACGACGGAGAGATTCTCGCGGGAGAGGCCAAGCTCGCCGCATCCTTGGCGGGCGGAAAAGTCGCGCCCCGCATATTGTTGACGGCCGGCGGGCTGGAGGAGACGGCGGACAATAACCCAAGGCTTCCGCCGGGCATGACGCGCGAGCAGTTGCAGGCGATGTTGGAAACCGCAGGCGTGATCAGCAGCGTCAAAGCCTTGACCGAACGCCTCAAGGCAATGAATGGTCCCGCGGGCTACGAAGTGGAGACGGTCGTCTTCGACGGCGAAACCCATATCAGCGTTATGACCGCTTTGGTCAGCCGCGGGTTACGCTTTGCCTTGAAGCCGTAAAGCTTCAAAGCGGCACGCCCGAAGACGAGATTTCTGAGCGATTAAAAAGAGGCGTGGCGGCATTACTGCGCAACGAGGTTTTTACGGCACCCGTCCTTCCAGCTGCCGGGATGCCGTGCTGCATCGTCCGCGGGCGCAAGGAATCTCATACCGGCGCAAGCCGCTCTGCGCCTTTCGAACTGCAATCGATGCTCGCTGCATCGCATTTTCTATTGCGCTGAACGAGCTTGTGAAGGGACGCCGGCTTTCTGCCGGTCTCTCGATCGGTGGCCACGCTTGCGGAGTTCGGAAGGTGTAGCACCGAAATGACGCTGCACCGCCACCGAAAAGCTTGACGCGCGGTTATAGCCGACCGCGTAGGCGATCTGGGAAATGGAGCCGTTGTGCTCATTCAGCAGCGCCAGGGCCTGCTGCATACGCAGATCCAGAATATAGTCGAAGACCGATTGGCCCAGAATCTGGCGGAAGCCTGTGCATAATCCACTGCGGCTCAGCCCCACTTCGTGGGCGAGATACTCCAGCGAAGGCGGCGCCACAAAATTCTCCATCAGAAGGCGCTGAGCTTTCATTACACCCCGAGCTGTCAGCCTTGTCGTATCTGGCGACCCGAAGCTCTCGCTATGTTCAAGCAACTCGATGGCTTGGCAGAGGATTTCCACGGCTTTCGACCGGAGGAATAAGCGTCGACGGAACCCTTCAAGCGAACTGGCGTGCACATCCTCAAGACAACGCAGCAGGGTGGTGTCCAATGGCAGCGTCAGCGCAACAGTTCGCTTTAGCGAGCCTTCGAGAAAAGATTGGAGCACAGCTGGCAATTCAAGTTCGCCACCTGAGTAGAGTGCCTTCAACGCCTTACGATGTATGAACACACAGACGAAGCGCGTGCGTCCTGCGACGGTTGCCTCGGTGTCGGGCGCGCCGGCCGGTTGAATTAAAATGGCGGTGTTCGGTGCGTCGAGGCTTATCGCGTCGTCATGCGACGATCCGTATTCGAAATCGCCATTGCTTGTCATGTAAATGCGCAATGTGTCGGGGAATGACATTTGCACCAATTGCGGCGCGCCGAATTCCATATCACCGAAGGTGACGAGGAAGCCGTCGGCGAGGCCGCAAAACTCATAGCGTCCGCTTCGTAAAAAAGGGCTGCGCCTGCAATAATGCAGGGGGTCGCTCGGCGGCACGATACCTTCCCAGAGCTCGATCGGGCCATTCACCGGGTCGATGTCGAAATTTCCAGGCGAATGACGAGCATACAGATTTGCGGCATCGCCAG
This portion of the Sphingomonas sp. So64.6b genome encodes:
- a CDS encoding alpha/beta hydrolase-fold protein: MENDNASMATPARSPVVRPGCEQWDITSGVTGRAYRIYVSMPEESFPPPPGGYPVFYVTDADYIFHTAADTQMMLSIGMQAKPAIIVGIGYGTGAMAATVARFTDLTPTPPGAAMIPYLEGTPMFEGATYGGAEGFYRFLTEELKTLIDTEYKTDKSDSTLWGHSLGGLFALHVLFNHAEAYKAYVIGSPSIVWNDGEILAGEAKLAASLAGGKVAPRILLTAGGLEETADNNPRLPPGMTREQLQAMLETAGVISSVKALTERLKAMNGPAGYEVETVVFDGETHISVMTALVSRGLRFALKP
- a CDS encoding AraC family transcriptional regulator; its protein translation is MNGPIELWEGIVPPSDPLHYCRRSPFLRSGRYEFCGLADGFLVTFGDMEFGAPQLVQMSFPDTLRIYMTSNGDFEYGSSHDDAISLDAPNTAILIQPAGAPDTEATVAGRTRFVCVFIHRKALKALYSGGELELPAVLQSFLEGSLKRTVALTLPLDTTLLRCLEDVHASSLEGFRRRLFLRSKAVEILCQAIELLEHSESFGSPDTTRLTARGVMKAQRLLMENFVAPPSLEYLAHEVGLSRSGLCTGFRQILGQSVFDYILDLRMQQALALLNEHNGSISQIAYAVGYNRASSFSVAVQRHFGATPSELRKRGHRSRDRQKAGVPSQARSAQ